Proteins from one Kiritimatiellia bacterium genomic window:
- the hydA gene encoding dihydropyrimidinase yields the protein MSIVIKGGTIVTAGDIVAADLRIDGEQIVELGRDLPAKAGDTVIQARGRYLFPGGVDVHTHFELPFMGTVSADDFKTGPVAALCGGTTTFIDFCMQARGKPLADSLAAWHEKAKKSAADFGFHMGIVDYTPAVAAEIPAVIKQGVSSFKFFMAYKGALQIDDGQIIGIMNTVGRNGGLSMVHAENGDMIDTLSRRFIAEGKQTPEYHWLAHPAIAEEEAVHRIIELARFAEQTIYIVHLSSADGLEKVKEAVSRGYPVIAETCPQYLLLSSDLYYKPNFEGAKWVMSPPLRPADHLEKMWDGLSRGFIKTVATDHCSFNFKGQKEMGRESFAKIPNGIPSVGDRFNLLYTYGVGQGRMSLTRFVDVVATAPAKIFGMYPRKGTLAVGSDADVVIFDPEAKGVVSAKTTKHNVDYSAYEGLELKGQPESVLLRGKFAVRDGQYVGEQGAGRFIARGPSGKMM from the coding sequence ATGAGCATCGTGATCAAGGGCGGAACGATCGTGACCGCGGGTGACATCGTTGCGGCGGACCTGCGGATCGACGGCGAGCAGATCGTGGAACTCGGCCGGGACCTCCCCGCGAAGGCCGGCGACACGGTGATCCAGGCCAGGGGGCGCTACCTGTTCCCCGGCGGCGTGGATGTCCACACGCACTTCGAGCTGCCGTTCATGGGCACGGTCAGCGCGGACGACTTCAAGACCGGCCCCGTCGCGGCGCTGTGCGGCGGGACCACCACCTTCATCGATTTCTGCATGCAGGCCAGGGGCAAGCCGCTGGCCGACTCGCTGGCCGCCTGGCACGAGAAGGCGAAGAAATCCGCGGCGGACTTCGGCTTTCACATGGGCATCGTCGATTACACCCCCGCGGTTGCGGCGGAGATCCCGGCGGTCATTAAGCAGGGCGTCTCGTCGTTCAAGTTCTTCATGGCCTACAAGGGGGCGCTGCAGATCGACGACGGGCAGATCATCGGCATCATGAACACCGTCGGCCGGAACGGCGGGCTCTCCATGGTCCACGCCGAGAACGGCGACATGATCGACACCCTCTCCCGGCGCTTCATCGCCGAGGGCAAGCAGACGCCCGAATACCACTGGCTCGCGCACCCGGCGATTGCCGAGGAAGAGGCCGTGCACCGGATCATCGAGCTTGCCCGGTTCGCGGAGCAGACGATCTATATCGTGCACCTGTCGAGCGCGGACGGCCTGGAGAAGGTCAAGGAGGCGGTTTCGCGCGGCTACCCGGTCATCGCGGAGACCTGTCCACAGTACCTCCTGCTGTCGAGTGACCTGTACTACAAGCCGAACTTCGAGGGCGCGAAGTGGGTCATGTCGCCGCCGCTGCGCCCGGCGGACCACCTGGAGAAGATGTGGGATGGGTTGAGCCGGGGCTTCATCAAGACCGTGGCCACGGACCACTGCTCGTTCAACTTCAAGGGACAAAAGGAAATGGGCCGCGAGAGCTTCGCGAAGATCCCGAACGGCATCCCGTCCGTCGGCGACCGGTTCAACCTGCTCTACACCTACGGCGTGGGGCAGGGGCGGATGAGCCTGACGCGGTTCGTGGACGTTGTGGCCACGGCGCCGGCGAAGATCTTCGGCATGTATCCCCGGAAGGGCACGTTGGCGGTCGGCTCGGACGCCGACGTGGTCATCTTCGATCCGGAGGCCAAGGGCGTGGTGTCCGCGAAGACGACGAAGCACAACGTGGATTACAGCGCGTACGAGGGGCTGGAACTGAAGGGCCAGCCGGAATCCGTCCTGCTGCGCGGCAAATTCGCCGTGCGGGATGGCCAGTACGTGGGCGAGCAGGG
- a CDS encoding acyltransferase translates to MARIVKAGLIQCSLPVHEGEGTIEEIKDAMLKKHLPLIDEAGKKGVRILGLQEIFTTPYFCPSQDPKWFRTAERIPNGPTVSLMQEYAEKYEMVIVVPIYEEAMTGVYYNTAAVIDADGKYLGKYRKNHIPQVGGFWEKYYFKPGNLGYPTFQTRYANVGVYICYDRHFPEGARLLALNGAELVFNPSATVAGISQYLWKLEQPAHAVANGIFMGCNNRVGTERPWNLGHFYGSSYFVNPRGEMLSVGSEDKDELVVADLDLDQIREIRDKWQFFRDRRPETYGDMTKLLP, encoded by the coding sequence ATGGCGCGCATCGTCAAAGCCGGTCTGATCCAGTGCTCGCTCCCCGTCCACGAGGGCGAGGGGACCATCGAGGAAATCAAGGACGCGATGCTGAAGAAGCATCTGCCGCTCATCGACGAGGCGGGGAAGAAGGGGGTGCGGATCCTCGGCCTGCAGGAGATCTTTACCACGCCGTACTTCTGTCCGTCGCAGGACCCCAAGTGGTTCCGGACGGCCGAGCGGATTCCGAATGGCCCCACGGTGTCCCTGATGCAGGAATACGCGGAAAAGTACGAGATGGTGATCGTGGTCCCGATCTACGAGGAGGCCATGACCGGCGTCTATTACAACACCGCCGCTGTGATCGACGCCGACGGGAAATACCTGGGCAAGTACCGCAAGAACCACATCCCGCAGGTCGGCGGCTTCTGGGAAAAATATTACTTCAAGCCGGGCAACCTGGGCTACCCGACCTTCCAGACGCGCTACGCGAACGTCGGGGTCTACATCTGTTACGACCGCCACTTCCCCGAGGGCGCGCGGCTGCTGGCGCTCAACGGCGCGGAACTCGTGTTCAATCCCTCGGCCACCGTCGCGGGCATCTCGCAGTACCTCTGGAAACTCGAGCAGCCCGCGCACGCCGTGGCCAACGGCATCTTCATGGGCTGCAACAACCGCGTGGGCACCGAGCGGCCGTGGAACCTGGGCCACTTCTACGGCTCCAGCTACTTCGTGAACCCGCGCGGGGAGATGCTGTCGGTCGGCAGCGAGGACAAGGATGAGCTGGTCGTCGCCGACCTGGACCTCGACCAGATCCGGGAGATCCGCGACAAGTGGCAGTTCTTCCGCGACCGCCGGCCGGAAACCTACGGGGATATGACGAAACTGCTGCCGTAG